A genome region from Brassica oleracea var. oleracea cultivar TO1000 chromosome C2, BOL, whole genome shotgun sequence includes the following:
- the LOC106323930 gene encoding uncharacterized protein LOC106323930 produces the protein MAFVSEAVENTEDEFDEEAVERDEFKIEQLVEDFVNEPSILHDEVLESESDSDNEGKEDERVSKQRSTNYARRGNGTLYKDQRFFNGVAFKECVLDYALKSGRNIKQYRYGKDKIGFKCVGGVSEGEACEWKVYASILPSAIYGK, from the coding sequence ATGGCGTTTGTCTCAGAAGCTGTAGAAAATACAGAAGATGAGTTCGACGAAGAAGCTGTGGAGAGAGACGAATTTAAAATCGAGCAATTGGTTGAGGACTTCGTCAACGAGCCTTCAATTCTACACGATGAGGTTCTAGAAAGTGAAAGTGACAGCGATAACGAGGGTAAAGAGGATGAGAGAGTTTCGAAACAGAGGTCGACGAACTATGCGAGGCGTGGTAACGGGACATTGTACAAAGACCAGAGATTCTTCAATGGAGTAGCTTTTAAGGAATGTGTCCTTGATTATGCACTAAAATCAGGCAGAAACATTAAACAGTACAGGTACGGTAAAGACAAGATTGGATTTAAATGTGTTGGTGGAGTTAGCGAAGGTGAAGCTTGTGAATGGAAAGTGTATGCGTCCATCTTACCAAGTGCAATATATGGAAAGTAA